The Blochmannia endosymbiont of Colobopsis nipponica genome has a segment encoding these proteins:
- the acpP gene encoding acyl carrier protein, which produces MSDIEESVKTIIAEQLGVKKEEVVNNASFVEDLGADSLDTVELVMALEEEFDTEIPDEEAEKITTVQAAIDFIRTHRK; this is translated from the coding sequence ATGAGTGATATTGAAGAAAGTGTTAAAACAATTATTGCTGAACAATTAGGTGTAAAAAAAGAGGAAGTTGTAAATAATGCCTCTTTTGTTGAAGATCTTGGCGCCGATTCTCTTGATACTGTTGAATTAGTTATGGCATTAGAAGAAGAATTTGACACCGAAATTCCTGATGAAGAAGCTGAAAAAATTACTACTGTACAAGCAGCTATCGATTTTATTAGAACTCATCGAAAATGA
- the fabD gene encoding ACP S-malonyltransferase, translating into MMFPGQGSQMIGMLKQLAEIYSLVEGTFEEAADVLKYDLWNLVQRGPIEELSKTWRAQPAILAASISIWRIWKQQGGKNPELMAGHSLGEYSALVCSGVINFVDAIQLVELRGRLMQEAVPIGCGAMAAIIGLDDNIVLSACIQEKRDQIVSISSFNASDQVVISGHKEAVQRVMIICKKLGAKKIFLLPISVPSHCELMRSIAIKLANNLNKVNFCVPKIPVVNNVDVYIEQNPIYIRRALIRQLYQPVRWMDILRYLIHQGVDVLLELGPGKILTSLAKRSFDSLFVLSINNPEALSKSITHNYY; encoded by the coding sequence ATGATGTTTCCTGGGCAAGGATCTCAAATGATTGGTATGTTAAAACAACTTGCAGAAATTTATTCTTTAGTTGAAGGCACTTTTGAAGAAGCAGCAGACGTATTGAAATATGACTTGTGGAATTTAGTACAACGAGGTCCAATTGAAGAGTTAAGTAAGACATGGAGAGCTCAACCAGCAATTTTAGCTGCTTCTATTTCTATTTGGCGAATCTGGAAACAGCAAGGAGGAAAAAATCCTGAATTGATGGCTGGTCATAGTTTAGGAGAATATTCTGCGTTGGTTTGTTCTGGTGTAATAAATTTTGTAGATGCTATTCAATTAGTAGAATTGCGTGGTAGATTAATGCAGGAAGCAGTACCTATTGGTTGCGGAGCCATGGCTGCCATTATTGGTTTGGACGATAATATTGTTTTGAGCGCTTGTATTCAAGAAAAACGAGATCAAATTGTTTCAATATCAAGCTTTAATGCTTCTGATCAAGTAGTTATTTCCGGTCATAAGGAAGCAGTACAACGGGTGATGATTATATGTAAAAAATTAGGTGCTAAAAAAATCTTTTTGTTGCCTATAAGTGTTCCTTCTCATTGTGAATTAATGAGATCGATTGCAATAAAATTAGCTAATAATCTTAACAAAGTTAATTTTTGTGTACCAAAAATTCCAGTAGTGAACAATGTTGACGTATATATTGAACAAAACCCGATTTATATTCGTCGAGCATTAATTAGACAATTATATCAGCCAGTACGTTGGATGGACATTTTAAGATATTTAATACATCAAGGTGTTGATGTATTATTGGAATTGGGTCCTGGAAAAATTTTGACAAGTTTAGCAAAGCGTAGTTTTGATTCTTTGTTTGTTTTGTCTATAAATAATCCAGAGGCATTAAGTAAGTCTATTACACACAATTATTATTGA
- the lolE gene encoding lipoprotein-releasing ABC transporter permease subunit LolE, protein MYVFFLSLRLAIGLYRGQSRNNIVSLIYIFSVIGIALGVAVLIIGLSAMNGFQYQLEHRILAMIPHVEIESTNTNFVDWQLISDRIKKIPDITSIMPYVYFTGLIGYKNKLHLVHIKGIDSFKILEIPAVKDAINKNVWPLFKNGYQQILLGKGIADILKVQQGDWVTIILPNIYKYSKFISSRTISLKVIGILPLDSQLDQNFALIPLKDAVFYFDQQYRVEGIAIRASNIFQIDELIFKIKTIINTNKMSINSWMHKYGHVYKDIQIVRTIIYLSMVLIILISSVGIAVILMVSVKEKSNEIAILKCLGARGLLIQFVFIWCGLFIGLFGSVVGMCFGILISYNLTELGNKLQYFVGHKLLPGDIYFIDFLPSVLLLSDIKQIIVIELLFSLFMSWYPALYASRIEPVKILK, encoded by the coding sequence ATGTATGTGTTTTTCTTATCTTTACGACTTGCTATTGGATTGTATAGAGGACAAAGTCGTAACAATATAGTATCGTTAATTTATATTTTTTCTGTTATTGGAATTGCTCTTGGCGTTGCTGTATTAATTATAGGTCTTAGTGCAATGAATGGATTTCAATATCAATTAGAACATCGTATTTTAGCAATGATACCTCATGTTGAAATTGAATCAACTAATACAAATTTTGTTGACTGGCAGCTTATTTCTGATCGTATAAAGAAAATTCCAGACATTACTTCTATTATGCCGTATGTATATTTTACGGGACTTATAGGATATAAAAATAAATTACATTTAGTACATATAAAAGGTATAGATTCATTTAAAATATTAGAGATACCAGCTGTAAAAGATGCGATAAATAAAAATGTTTGGCCATTATTTAAAAATGGTTATCAGCAAATCCTTTTGGGAAAAGGCATTGCCGATATTTTAAAAGTACAGCAAGGAGATTGGGTTACTATTATTTTACCTAATATTTATAAATATAGTAAATTTATATCATCAAGAACTATTTCTTTAAAGGTCATAGGAATTTTACCTTTAGACAGTCAATTGGATCAGAATTTTGCTTTAATACCATTAAAGGATGCTGTCTTTTATTTTGATCAACAATACAGGGTGGAAGGGATAGCTATTAGGGCAAGTAATATTTTTCAGATTGATGAATTAATATTTAAAATTAAGACTATTATTAATACTAACAAGATGTCTATTAATAGTTGGATGCATAAATACGGTCATGTTTATAAAGATATTCAAATTGTTCGTACTATTATATATTTATCTATGGTTTTAATAATATTAATTTCTTCTGTGGGTATAGCTGTAATCTTAATGGTATCTGTAAAGGAGAAAAGTAATGAAATTGCAATATTGAAATGCCTTGGAGCCAGAGGATTATTGATTCAGTTTGTTTTTATTTGGTGTGGTTTATTTATAGGTTTGTTTGGTTCAGTTGTAGGAATGTGTTTTGGAATTTTGATATCCTATAACTTAACAGAATTAGGTAATAAATTACAATACTTTGTTGGCCATAAGTTATTACCTGGTGATATTTATTTTATTGATTTTTTACCTAGTGTTTTATTATTAAGTGATATTAAGCAAATTATTGTAATTGAATTATTATTCAGTTTATTTATGAGTTGGTATCCAGCATTGTATGCAAGTCGTATTGAACCAGTTAAAATTTTAAAATAG
- a CDS encoding HIT domain-containing protein: MNNDTIFDKIIQHKITADILYQDKFITAFHDIHPKAPVHVLIVPNISIPTVNDVKIHQEFILGKLFTVAAKIAKKNGIHESGYRLIVNCNHHAGQEIFYFHMHLLGGRFLGPLIVPV, from the coding sequence ATGAACAACGATACGATTTTTGATAAAATTATTCAACATAAAATTACAGCTGATATTTTGTATCAGGATAAATTTATTACCGCATTTCACGATATTCATCCTAAAGCACCTGTTCACGTGCTTATCGTGCCTAATATATCAATTCCTACCGTTAATGATGTGAAAATACATCAGGAATTTATTTTAGGTAAATTATTTACCGTTGCTGCAAAAATAGCTAAAAAAAATGGTATTCATGAAAGTGGATATCGATTAATTGTTAATTGCAATCACCATGCTGGTCAAGAAATTTTTTATTTTCATATGCATCTTTTAGGGGGTAGATTTTTAGGACCTTTAATTGTTCCTGTGTAG
- the lolD gene encoding lipoprotein-releasing ABC transporter ATP-binding protein LolD, whose product MLNNYLLSCSNINKSYKDGKRDINILNNVNFSLQLGEIVSIVGSSGSGKTTLLNLLGGLDYPNSGEVFFEGKSLYKLSSNARAIIRNNRLGFIYQFHYLLSDFNVIENVAMPLMIGGMKVKEAKNRAQAMLKSVNLAENIYRRRPFKLSGGERQRVSIARALIKHPSLILADEPTGNLDEINTENIFKLLKKFNKSHSIAFLIATHDIKLAKRTHRQLKICDGHLIFDNIFD is encoded by the coding sequence ATGTTAAATAATTATTTATTATCTTGTTCTAATATTAATAAATCTTATAAAGATGGAAAACGTGATATTAATATACTAAATAATGTTAATTTTTCTTTACAATTAGGTGAAATTGTATCTATCGTAGGGAGTTCTGGCTCAGGGAAAACAACTTTGTTAAATTTGTTAGGAGGATTAGATTATCCTAATTCAGGTGAAGTATTTTTTGAAGGAAAATCTTTATATAAATTATCTTCTAATGCACGTGCTATAATACGTAATAATCGTTTAGGTTTCATTTATCAGTTTCATTATTTGTTATCTGATTTTAATGTAATAGAAAACGTAGCCATGCCATTAATGATTGGTGGAATGAAAGTGAAAGAAGCAAAGAACAGAGCGCAAGCAATGTTAAAATCTGTAAATTTAGCAGAAAATATCTATCGTCGTCGTCCTTTTAAACTTTCTGGCGGAGAACGACAAAGAGTATCTATAGCGCGCGCTTTAATAAAGCATCCCTCTTTAATTTTAGCCGATGAACCTACTGGTAATTTAGATGAAATTAATACGGAAAATATTTTTAAATTATTAAAAAAATTTAATAAATCTCATAGCATTGCTTTTTTGATAGCAACTCATGATATTAAGTTGGCGAAACGTACACATCGTCAATTGAAAATTTGTGACGGCCATTTAATTTTTGATAATATATTCGATTAA
- the pabC gene encoding aminodeoxychorismate lyase, which yields MYWINGVFGKRLSLFNRAVQFGDGFFTTAKLKDNKILLLDWHIERLIMSAKRLLFNNINWSFLLKEIQTVADSNTDGVIKIIIARNNSINNCNYPNNGSSVRIIIHDKMPDYYVSWLQDGIKLALSPIKLVRDSVFSGIKHLNRIEQFMINAYRDKNISDEVLVLDTEDNIIECCYSNIFWRRNMKVFTPMLTHAGIFGIMRRLIMILLPKLGYQIKEIITGIEDIYRADEVFITNSLLPVVSVNSIEEKKFYDKTLFKLLSLHNFY from the coding sequence ATGTATTGGATAAATGGTGTTTTTGGTAAGCGTTTATCATTGTTTAATCGTGCTGTTCAGTTTGGTGATGGATTTTTTACTACTGCTAAATTAAAAGATAATAAAATTTTATTATTAGATTGGCATATTGAAAGATTGATAATGTCAGCAAAGCGTCTATTATTTAATAATATAAATTGGTCTTTTTTGCTTAAGGAAATACAAACGGTAGCAGATAGTAATACTGATGGTGTAATTAAAATAATAATTGCTAGAAATAATAGCATAAATAATTGTAATTACCCCAATAATGGTTCTTCTGTGAGAATTATTATTCATGATAAAATGCCTGACTATTATGTATCTTGGTTGCAGGATGGTATAAAATTAGCTCTGAGTCCTATAAAATTAGTTAGAGATTCAGTTTTTTCTGGCATTAAACATTTAAACAGAATAGAGCAATTTATGATTAATGCATATCGTGATAAAAATATTAGTGATGAGGTTCTGGTATTGGATACTGAAGATAATATAATAGAATGTTGTTATTCAAATATTTTTTGGCGACGAAATATGAAAGTTTTTACTCCAATGTTAACTCATGCAGGAATATTTGGAATTATGCGTCGTTTGATCATGATATTATTACCTAAATTAGGGTATCAAATTAAGGAAATTATTACTGGAATTGAAGATATATATAGAGCAGATGAAGTTTTTATTACTAACTCTCTATTACCTGTAGTTTCAGTAAATTCTATAGAGGAAAAAAAATTTTACGATAAAACTTTATTTAAGTTACTAAGTCTTCATAATTTTTATTGA
- a CDS encoding beta-ketoacyl-ACP synthase III: MFTKIIGTGSYLPVHVRPNAALEKMIDTSDEWIVTRTGIRERRISNADETVSNMGRYAAKRALEMAGISADKIGIIIVATTSASHAFPSSACQIQRDLKMGDSIAFDLSAACAGFAYALSVADQYIKNSMTKYALVIGSDVLSHALNPKDRSTLVLFGDGAGAVLLSSSQNPGIISTHLHADGRYSNLLTLPYYNRVYPKSSNYLTMSGGEVFKIAVTVLTHIVNETMNANNLDLNQLDWLIPHQANIRIISAATKRLGMKMDKVVITLDRHGNTSAASIPLALDEAVRDGRIKSGQLVLLEAFGAGLTWGSVLLRF; this comes from the coding sequence ATGTTTACTAAAATTATCGGAACAGGAAGTTACCTTCCTGTTCATGTTCGACCTAATGCTGCTCTAGAAAAAATGATTGATACATCGGATGAATGGATTGTTACTCGAACAGGCATAAGAGAGCGAAGGATTTCTAACGCTGATGAAACCGTATCTAATATGGGGCGTTATGCTGCTAAAAGAGCATTAGAAATGGCTGGTATTTCAGCAGATAAAATTGGTATCATTATTGTAGCTACTACATCTGCTAGTCATGCTTTTCCTAGTTCAGCTTGTCAAATTCAACGCGATTTAAAGATGGGAGATAGCATAGCTTTTGATTTATCAGCAGCTTGTGCTGGGTTTGCTTATGCTTTAAGTGTAGCTGATCAATATATTAAAAATAGTATGACAAAGTATGCGCTAGTAATAGGTTCAGATGTTCTTAGTCATGCATTAAATCCTAAAGATCGAAGTACATTAGTTTTGTTTGGTGATGGTGCAGGGGCAGTATTGTTAAGTTCTTCTCAAAATCCTGGTATTATTTCTACTCATTTGCATGCTGATGGTCGTTACAGTAATTTACTAACTCTTCCCTATTATAATCGGGTATATCCTAAATCTTCTAATTATTTAACAATGTCTGGTGGAGAAGTTTTTAAGATAGCAGTAACTGTTTTAACTCATATCGTGAATGAAACCATGAATGCTAATAATCTTGATCTTAATCAATTAGATTGGTTGATACCCCATCAAGCAAATATTCGTATTATATCTGCAGCTACAAAACGCTTGGGTATGAAAATGGACAAAGTTGTGATAACTTTAGATAGACATGGCAATACGTCTGCTGCTTCTATACCATTAGCGTTAGATGAAGCGGTACGTGATGGACGTATTAAATCTGGACAATTAGTTTTATTAGAAGCATTTGGTGCTGGACTTACTTGGGGTTCAGTATTGTTAAGATTCTAA
- a CDS encoding penicillin-binding protein activator LpoB: MLVKIKLLFFIVINLFFTSFSNLFFQNSLSIVKVHNQLFDYVSTFTTNALNIIPILPKIKSSDWEYILLPIIKQMFFVNDLEHNSLVLIKDIKNIANGDLQSNEITTALIRIVTKSGKFHVIEKNKLNEAYITLGLSLEDSLEHCSKDLGLGRYLKAKYLLYGVLTGDARQPFLELQLILVKTGEILWCYKEHI; the protein is encoded by the coding sequence ATGTTAGTTAAAATTAAATTGTTGTTTTTTATCGTGATTAATTTATTTTTTACTTCTTTTAGTAATTTGTTTTTTCAGAATTCTTTATCTATTGTTAAAGTTCATAATCAGTTGTTTGATTATGTATCTACATTTACAACAAATGCGCTTAATATTATTCCAATTTTACCCAAAATTAAGTCTTCTGATTGGGAGTATATTTTGTTACCTATAATTAAACAAATGTTTTTTGTCAATGACCTTGAACATAATAGTTTAGTGTTAATAAAAGACATAAAAAATATCGCTAATGGTGATTTACAAAGTAATGAAATTACAACTGCCTTGATACGTATTGTTACAAAAAGTGGTAAATTTCATGTGATAGAAAAAAATAAATTAAATGAGGCGTATATAACATTAGGATTGTCACTGGAAGATAGTTTGGAACATTGTAGTAAAGATTTAGGATTAGGAAGATATTTAAAGGCTAAATACTTATTATATGGAGTTTTAACAGGAGATGCGAGGCAACCGTTTTTAGAATTACAATTGATTTTAGTAAAAACTGGAGAAATTTTATGGTGTTATAAAGAACACATTTAG
- the tmk gene encoding dTMP kinase — MAGKFIVIEGLEGSGKSSAIKQVAKTLRKYGIYKFIITRDPGGTPLSEKLRILIKKGIDNEAITDYAELLMFYTARIQLLENVIRPALLRNIWVIGDRYDLSSQTYQGCGRKLDKMLLHILKNTVLKNFQPDLTLYLDVSPIIGLSRILKKRKLDRVELESLDFFNRVRSCYKLIAAKDHRIITIDANQELRNVHDRIFFYLKRWLIDQGMKKCDGIPG, encoded by the coding sequence ATGGCAGGTAAATTTATTGTAATAGAAGGATTAGAAGGTTCAGGAAAAAGTAGCGCTATCAAACAAGTTGCTAAAACTTTAAGAAAATATGGAATATATAAATTTATTATTACTCGCGATCCTGGTGGCACACCTTTATCTGAAAAATTACGAATTTTGATTAAAAAAGGAATTGATAACGAGGCAATAACGGATTATGCCGAATTGTTAATGTTTTATACAGCGAGAATACAGTTGTTAGAAAATGTAATTAGGCCAGCATTATTAAGAAATATTTGGGTTATAGGAGATAGATATGACCTTTCTTCACAAACTTATCAGGGTTGTGGAAGAAAATTAGATAAGATGTTATTACATATACTTAAGAATACAGTTCTTAAAAATTTTCAACCTGATTTAACTTTATATCTCGATGTTTCTCCAATCATAGGTTTGTCTCGTATTCTTAAAAAAAGAAAGTTAGATCGTGTTGAATTAGAATCTTTAGATTTTTTTAATCGTGTTCGTTCATGTTATAAATTAATAGCAGCTAAAGATCATCGAATAATAACTATTGATGCAAATCAAGAATTACGAAACGTACACGATAGAATATTTTTTTATTTAAAACGATGGTTAATAGATCAAGGAATGAAGAAATGCGATGGTATCCCTGGTTGA
- the fabG gene encoding 3-oxoacyl-ACP reductase FabG: MSLDGKIALVSGATRGIGRSIAEILSEHGATVIGTATTKLGAKDISVYLGNSGKGMELDVTDQSSIDSLLKRIHLEFNGVDILINNAGIIRDSILINMQEDMWQNVLNANLTSIYRMSKSVIRSMIKKRYGRIITIGSVVGSMGNIGQTNYAAAKAGLIGFSKSLAREVAARGITVNVVSPGFIETDITMIMTKEYRNKILSRIPMNKFGTTRDVANVVAFFASDEARYITGETIHVNGGMYML, encoded by the coding sequence ATGAGTCTTGACGGTAAAATTGCATTAGTTAGCGGTGCTACTCGCGGTATAGGTCGTAGTATTGCAGAAATATTATCTGAACACGGAGCCACTGTTATAGGTACAGCTACTACTAAACTAGGAGCAAAAGATATTAGTGTGTATTTAGGAAATAGTGGGAAAGGAATGGAGCTTGATGTAACTGATCAATCTTCAATAGATTCTCTTTTGAAAAGAATACATTTAGAATTTAATGGTGTTGACATTTTAATAAATAATGCTGGAATTATACGAGATAGTATTTTAATTAATATGCAAGAAGATATGTGGCAAAATGTTTTGAATGCTAATCTTACATCAATATACCGTATGTCAAAATCTGTCATAAGATCAATGATTAAGAAACGATATGGTAGAATAATTACTATTGGTTCTGTTGTAGGTTCAATGGGTAATATTGGTCAAACAAATTATGCAGCAGCCAAAGCAGGATTAATTGGATTTAGTAAGTCACTTGCTCGCGAGGTTGCTGCGCGCGGTATTACAGTCAATGTGGTATCTCCTGGTTTTATCGAAACAGATATTACAATGATTATGACAAAAGAATATCGCAATAAAATCTTATCTAGAATTCCAATGAATAAATTTGGCACCACAAGAGATGTCGCTAATGTTGTTGCTTTTTTTGCATCAGATGAAGCGCGATATATCACTGGCGAAACTATTCATGTGAACGGAGGGATGTATATGTTATAA
- a CDS encoding FtsX-like permease family protein: MRYVFRVTKKLFNCFVFWFSGIVIAIGLSALIIVLSVMNGFEHELENAVLKFLPQVLITNVERKINLKDEIPISLLHSLQDDVQVTSLTMDNVILHGFNGLAVGLMLGINPNNFEPLAPYLLNTSLDQLVPGKYQIILGKQLAEQLGVSKGDYIRLIIPNVNYLTIIGNIFGQRLFKVLGVFDANSEVNYYQLLIHQQDASRLMHYPEGYVTGWRLFFKRPLLIYDFKKQNLPNKLIWEDWRIYKGNLFQAVCLEKNMMSLLLFLIIIVAIFNIITSLSILIMEKKIDIAILQVQGLKRYQVLYIFIFYGMAAIFFGSILGVNFGIFLVKNLNLILCYCNMLEPDFQIPVFIEPIQIFVIVLLNVILSFLVILYFSKRTISIYPAKILSHVK; this comes from the coding sequence ATGCGTTATGTATTTAGAGTAACAAAAAAGCTTTTTAATTGTTTTGTTTTTTGGTTTTCTGGTATTGTTATAGCCATTGGTTTAAGCGCCTTAATAATAGTATTATCAGTGATGAATGGATTTGAGCATGAATTAGAAAATGCTGTCCTTAAATTCCTACCTCAAGTATTAATAACTAATGTAGAAAGAAAAATAAATCTTAAAGACGAAATTCCAATATCGTTATTACATTCATTACAGGATGATGTGCAAGTAACATCTTTGACGATGGATAATGTAATATTACATGGGTTTAATGGTTTAGCAGTCGGTTTGATGTTGGGAATAAATCCGAATAATTTTGAGCCTCTAGCTCCTTATTTACTAAATACTTCTTTAGACCAATTGGTTCCAGGTAAATATCAGATAATTCTAGGCAAGCAATTAGCCGAACAACTTGGTGTAAGTAAAGGAGATTATATTAGATTGATTATTCCTAATGTAAATTATTTAACTATAATAGGAAATATTTTTGGTCAACGTTTATTTAAAGTATTGGGTGTTTTTGATGCCAATAGCGAAGTAAACTATTATCAGTTATTGATACATCAACAGGATGCTTCAAGATTAATGCATTATCCAGAAGGATATGTTACTGGATGGAGGTTATTTTTTAAACGACCACTTTTAATTTATGATTTCAAAAAACAAAATTTACCTAATAAGTTAATATGGGAAGATTGGCGAATTTATAAAGGAAACTTATTCCAAGCAGTATGTTTAGAAAAAAATATGATGAGTTTATTACTATTTTTGATTATTATAGTTGCTATATTTAATATTATCACATCTCTTAGCATTTTAATTATGGAAAAAAAAATAGACATTGCAATCTTACAAGTGCAAGGTTTGAAACGCTATCAGGTTCTGTATATATTTATTTTTTATGGCATGGCAGCTATTTTTTTTGGTTCTATTTTAGGCGTAAATTTTGGAATATTTTTAGTTAAAAACTTAAATTTGATTTTATGCTATTGCAATATGTTAGAGCCTGATTTTCAGATACCAGTTTTTATTGAACCAATTCAAATATTTGTTATCGTCCTTCTTAATGTTATTTTGTCATTTTTAGTAATACTTTATTTTTCTAAACGTACTATATCTATTTATCCTGCAAAAATTTTGTCTCATGTTAAATAA
- a CDS encoding DNA polymerase III subunit delta' C-terminal domain-containing protein, with translation MRWYPWLTDLYKRILLSYKQGKGHHALLLHSCRGNGISVLIYAISRWLICKNPNSNKSCHTCRDCTLMQINNHPDYYCLAPTSKYSSIGVENIRELVHTLYECAHRKGVKVISLAYSECLTDQAVNALLKIIEEPPIDTYFLLGCYNYAHLLPTLKSRCCHWFLSPPCEEQGLNWLQKNRIVNILHASTALRLCNGAPLAAQDLLNSKDWQLRLDLCKSMFNVITKHNFFNLLSLFCDQNNDDIVCWLISLLVDALKWQFKMQDLLINVDQTKLIASLACNWSSQILNGQLKKWIQYRQCLHDMSGVNKELLLAHQLLSCEQQIDSLYFN, from the coding sequence ATGCGATGGTATCCCTGGTTGACTGATTTGTATAAAAGAATTTTGTTATCTTATAAACAAGGTAAAGGTCATCATGCATTACTATTACATAGTTGTAGAGGTAATGGTATTAGTGTATTAATATATGCTATTAGTCGCTGGTTGATTTGTAAAAATCCTAATAGTAATAAAAGTTGTCATACATGTCGAGATTGTACTTTAATGCAAATTAATAATCATCCGGATTATTATTGTCTTGCACCAACATCAAAATATTCTAGTATAGGCGTGGAAAATATTAGAGAACTTGTTCATACTTTATATGAATGTGCGCATCGAAAAGGCGTTAAAGTTATATCATTAGCATACAGTGAATGTTTAACAGATCAGGCTGTTAATGCTTTATTAAAAATTATTGAAGAGCCTCCTATTGATACTTATTTTTTATTAGGGTGTTATAATTATGCACATTTATTACCTACTTTGAAGAGCAGATGTTGCCATTGGTTTTTATCTCCTCCTTGTGAAGAACAAGGGTTAAATTGGTTACAAAAAAATAGAATCGTCAATATTTTACATGCATCTACTGCATTACGTTTATGTAATGGCGCTCCATTAGCTGCACAAGATTTATTAAATTCAAAAGATTGGCAATTACGTCTTGATTTATGTAAATCTATGTTTAATGTTATAACGAAACATAATTTTTTTAATTTGTTATCATTGTTTTGTGATCAAAATAATGATGATATTGTATGTTGGTTAATTAGTTTGTTGGTTGATGCTTTAAAATGGCAATTTAAGATGCAGGATTTGTTAATAAACGTAGATCAAACTAAATTAATTGCTTCTTTAGCTTGTAATTGGTCTTCGCAAATTTTAAATGGTCAATTAAAAAAATGGATACAATATAGACAGTGTTTGCATGATATGAGTGGCGTGAATAAAGAGTTGTTATTAGCGCATCAATTACTTAGTTGTGAACAACAAATTGATAGTTTATATTTTAATTGA
- a CDS encoding YchF/TatD family DNA exonuclease → MFLVDSHCHLDKLNYKSLHKDVVDVLNKANLKNVKLILAVATTLEDFYKTRVMVSSYDNVLLSCGIHPLNFNNFQDLIDLNNLAIDEDIIAIGETGLDYYHNTKDNKEEQKEAFRQHIRIARKYQKPLIVHTRNSSQDVIDIFLHEEKLGNCSGVIHCFNESKDVLKLFLDIGFYISFSGIITFNLSKSLRDVIHYIPLDYLLVETDSPYLTPAPYRGQENQPSYTYYVANCLAKLKNMSLEKLSYITTENFYRLFQIR, encoded by the coding sequence ATGTTTTTGGTTGATTCTCATTGTCATTTGGATAAATTAAATTATAAATCTTTGCATAAAGATGTAGTGGATGTTTTAAATAAGGCTAATCTTAAAAATGTAAAGTTAATTTTGGCAGTTGCTACTACTTTAGAGGATTTTTATAAAACTCGTGTAATGGTTAGTTCTTATGATAATGTTTTATTATCTTGTGGAATTCATCCATTAAATTTTAATAATTTTCAAGATCTTATTGACCTTAATAATTTAGCTATAGATGAAGATATTATAGCAATTGGTGAAACTGGGTTAGATTATTATCATAATACTAAAGATAATAAGGAGGAACAAAAAGAAGCATTTCGTCAACATATACGAATTGCTCGTAAATATCAGAAACCGTTGATAGTACATACTCGTAATTCTAGTCAAGATGTTATAGATATTTTTTTGCATGAGGAAAAATTAGGCAATTGTAGTGGTGTTATTCATTGTTTTAATGAAAGCAAAGATGTTTTAAAATTGTTTTTAGATATTGGTTTTTATATTTCTTTTTCTGGAATTATTACTTTTAATTTATCTAAATCTCTTCGTGATGTTATACATTATATTCCTTTAGATTATTTATTAGTAGAAACTGATTCTCCATATTTAACTCCTGCACCTTACCGCGGCCAAGAAAATCAGCCGTCTTATACATATTATGTGGCTAATTGTTTAGCAAAGTTGAAAAACATGTCGTTAGAAAAGTTATCGTATATTACGACCGAAAATTTTTATAGATTATTTCAGATAAGATAG